GCCAGGCCCATCACACCGTTCATCTCGAGCAGGGCTGCCGACAGCGGCGAACCGAGCGCGGTGGAAATGGGCGCCGCGGCCATGAAGAACGCGGTCACGCCAGCCCGGCTGCGGGACGGAAACCAGTAGCTGAGGTACAGAATGATTCCGGGGAAGAAGCCGGCTTCCGCAACGCCCAGCAGGAAGCGCATGATGTAGAAGCTGGTCGGGCCGGTGACGAAGGCCATGCCGGCGGAAATGATGCCCCAGGTGATCATCACCCGCGTGATCCAGATGCGCGCGCCGACCTTGTGCAAAATAATATTCGAGGGGACTTCGAAGATGAAGTATCCCCAGAAGAAGATACCCGCGCCAAAACCCAGTACCGATGCGGTAAATCCCAGCTCGCTTTTCATGGACAAGGCGGCGAAACCGATATTGACCCTGTCGATGTAGGCGATGAAGTACAGCAGCATGATGAACGGCACGATGCGCCAGGTAATTCTGCGCAAGGTCCGTTTTTCGATCTCCAGTTCCATGTCGTCTCCCTAGTTATTTGTCGATCAAATCAGGCCCCGTCGGGGTCTGTCGTGAGTCACCGTCTTCCGCGGCTTGCAAGTTAGGGCAAAGATTAAAGGTTTGGCGGAATACATGAATCGATATAAACTGAATTCATTGTTGCGGAAAACTTACTAATGAGCGTCGATTCTGAACTGGCTTTCTTCTGCCTGCTGATCAAGCATGGCAGCCTGTCCTCGACGGCGAGGGAGCTGAACCTGACCCCGCCGGCGGTATCCCGGCGTTTGTCGCAGCTGGAAGAACGGCTGGGCGTCCGGCTGCTCAACCGGACCACGCGGCGGATCAGCCTGACCAGCGAAGGCGAGGTGTATTTCGAAAGTGCGCAGCGCATCCTCAGTGACATCAACGAGATGGAGCGCCGGGTTTCCAGCAGCCGGGCGGCGCCGAAAGGGCTGCTGCGGGTGAACGCGCCATTGGGATTCGGCAGGTCCTACATCGCGCCGGCCATTTCAGTGTTTTCGAAGAAATACCCGGACGTCGACGTGCAGTTGCATTTGACCGACCGCCCGGTAGCGCTTCCTGACGAAGCGATCGACGTGTCCATCCGTTTTGGCGACATGCAGGATTCGCGCCTGATCGCGAAGAAGATCGCCGCCAATCGGCGCCT
This window of the Massilia sp. R2A-15 genome carries:
- a CDS encoding LysR family transcriptional regulator; translation: MSVDSELAFFCLLIKHGSLSSTARELNLTPPAVSRRLSQLEERLGVRLLNRTTRRISLTSEGEVYFESAQRILSDINEMERRVSSSRAAPKGLLRVNAPLGFGRSYIAPAISVFSKKYPDVDVQLHLTDRPVALPDEAIDVSIRFGDMQDSRLIAKKIAANRRLLCASPAYLRAAGQPVHPHDLTQHQCILLRQNEAAYGNWRLSRGKQTETVKVRGKLSTNDGEVALNWALEGHGILMRAEWDVAKYLRSGRLIQVLADFDTPPADVYAVYLERLNLSAKVAYFVEHLRAYLDQHADRPSMDQSNW